One Streptomyces dangxiongensis genomic window, GCGGTGGCCGACACCCTCGGCCCGGACGCCGTCCCGGACGCCCCGTACGACATCGCACTGATCAACTTCTACGACGGCGACGCCCGGATGGGCATGCACCGTGACAGCGACGAGAAGTCGGACGCGCCGGTGGTCTCCCTGAGCCTCGGCGACAGCTGCGTCTTTCGCTTCGGCAACACACGGACGCGCGCGAAGCCGTACACCGACGTCGACCTGCGCAGCGGTGACCTGTTCGTCTTCGGCGGCCCGTCCCGGCTCGCCTACCACGGCGTGCCGCGCCTCCAGCCGGGCACGGCACCGGGCCCACTGGACCTCACCGGCCGGCTGAACATCACCTTGCGGGTGAGTGGCCTCTAGGCGGCGTCGTCGGACTCGACCCGGCCGGCAGGCACAAACCACCCCGGCTGCGGATCATGGGAGACTCACCCCTATGAGCGGCGAGGCGGATCCCCGGGCGGCGGGGGAGAGGACCACCACGAGGGCGCGGCTGGACCGGGGGCGCGGTGCGCTCGGACCCGCGCTGGAGCTGGTGCACACCGGGCGCGCCCCCACCCGGGCCGTGCTCACCGCCGAACTCGGTGTCACCCGGGCGACGGCCGGCGCGGTGGCCGCCGAGCTGGAGGCGCTCGGCCTGATCCGGGTGGACGCCCGGCCCGGCTCGGCGGCCGGCTCCCAGGGCCGCCCCTCGCACCGGCTGGAGGTCGCCGAGGACGGCCCGGTGGCCCTCGCGGCGCAGATCCACGCCGACGGCTTCCGGGCCGCGCTGGTCGGTCTCGGCGGACGGATCGTGGCGACCGCGCCCGGCTGCGAGACCGTCGAGGCCGACCCGGCCAAGGTGCTCGGCTCCGTGGTCGAGGCGGGCGCGGAGCTGCTGCGCACGACCGGCCGGCGCTGCGTCGGCGCCGGACTCGCCGTACCGTCGGCCGTCGCCGAACCCGGCGGCCTGGCGCTCAACCCCCTGCACCTGGCCTGGCCCGTCGGCGCCCCCGTCACGCGGACCTTCGCCGAGTGCGTACGCGCCGCCGGCATCTCCGGGCCCGCGTTCGCGGCCAACGACGTCAACCTCGCCGCGCTCGCCGAACACCGGCACGGCGCCGGCCGGGGCGCACGGGATCTGCTGTGCGTGGCCACCGGACACCGGGGCGTGGGCGGCGCGCTCGTCCTCGACGGCCGCCTGCACACCGGCAGTTCAGGGCTCGCCCTGGAGGTCGGCCACCTCACCGTCAACCCCGAGGGCCGCCCCTGCCACTGCGGCAGCCGCGGCTGCCTCGACGTCGAGGCCGACCCGCTGGCCCTGCTCGTGGAGGCCGGCCGCGAACCCGGCCCCGAGGTGTCGCTGCTCCAGCAGGCCAACGACCTGCTGCGCACGCGGTACGACGACAAGGCCGTCCGCACGGCCGCCGAAGCCCTCATCGACCGTCTCGGCCTCGGCCTCGCCGGCCTGGTGAACATCCTCAACCCCGACCGCATCATCCTCGGCGGCCTGCACCGCACCCTCCTGGACGCGGACCCCGCCCGGCTCCGCGCCGTGGTCGCCGACCGCAGCCTGTGGGGCCAGAGCGGCGGCGTCCCCATCCTCCCGTGCACCCTGGACCACAACAGCCTGGTCGGCGCCGCCGAACTGGCCTGGCAGCCGGTCCTGGACGATCCGTTGGGTGGGCTTGCGGCGGGTGCCTAGACGCCCCGCTGGGTGCGCTGGCCGCGGGTGCCCGGGCGACGACGGGTCGGTGCTTCCGGGTATCGAAGCCGCCGGGCTCCGGTGCTTACGGACGTTCCCTACTCCTGGGCCGGTGGCCAGTCGGCGGCGAAGGCCCGCGCCGGATGCTCCGTGAGCATGCGGTCCACCAGGTCCGCGCCCACCGCCTCCGTCAGCCGCGTGCGCACCCGGCGCAGCAGGTAGGGCATCCCGGGCCCGCCGTCCACCGAGCGTGCCCCGGCGGTCACCGTGTCCCCGCCGAGCAGCAGCCGGTCCCCGAACCCGGCCTCCGCCAGGGCCCGTACGGCCTCCGGCATCCGCCAGTCGGTGGCGTGGTGGGCGAGGGACGGCCCGTCGAACGCCAGCCAGCAGCCCGACATGGCCGCCTGCCGGTGCACCACCGGGTCGGGGGCGCGGTTCAGATGACCCAGGACCACCCGCTCCCCGGGCACCCCCAACTCACCGCACAGCAGGTCGAGTACGTCCAGCGCGCCGGTGCCCTGCTCCAGGTGTACGGCGACGGGCGCACCGGTGGCGTGGTGCGCCTCGGCCGCCGCCGTCATGGTCCAGCGGGCGTGCGCGTCCAGTGCGTGGAAGCCGCCGGCCACCTTGATGAGACCGGCGCGTACCCCGGTCGTCCCGATGCCCTCGGTGAGTTCGGAGACGAACAGCGCGGCCAGCCGGCCACCGCGCAGCCGGGCGAGTGACTCCGCGTCGTAGTGCGCCGCTCGGTGCAGACCCGTCGCGCAGACCAGACGCACCCCGGTCGTCCGGGACAGCGCCGGCAGATCCGCCGCACGCCGGCCCATGCCGTACGGCGTCCACTGCACGACGGCCGCGCCACCCGCCGCGCGGAAGGCCGCCAACTCGGCCCGCGCGGCGGAGAGGTCGTCCAGTTCCTGTCCCGGCAGCCGCGGGCTGCGCAGGAAGAGGTGGTCGTGCGCGTCGCACACGCCCAGCTCCGCGCCCGGGATGTCGCCGAGGACCGTACGGACGTGGCTCACCACTGCCGTCCGCGCGGGAGCCGGTCCAGGCCCGGGGCGGACAGATGCAGCACCTCGAAGACATCCCCGTCGGCCTTCGCGGTGGCGTGCTCCCAGAGGGAGAAGTGCACCAGCTCCCAGCGGTCCGGGTCCACGGCCGTCGCGGCGAGTACGGCGCCGTCCTCGGCGGCCAGCCGTTCCGCCCCGGCCACCGCGTCCTCCATCAGCGCTGTCAACTCCGCACCCTCGGGCACCGGTTGCCGCCGACGCACGGCGAACGCGGCGCGTTCGGCCGTACCTTCGGCGTGGGCGAGGCCGGTCCACCGCCGCACCGCGGGCCGCCCGAAGTCGTCGACGAGTCCCTGGAAGGGGCCGCCCCACAGGAAGCGGTTCATGCCGTCGACCGTGTTCCAGAGGTAGAACGGCGCGTACTGGTTCACCGGCGAGCCGTGCGCGCCGCGTTCACGTATCAGGTACGCCTTGAGGCCGAGCCCCTCCCAGTCGTCCAGCAGATGGCCCACGCGGGCGACCCGGGCACGGATGACGCCCATGTCGTAGTCGGCGGGCAGGGACAACTCGTACTGCATTGCGTGCATGAGGTGGTCCTCCTCCGTCGGGGCGGGCATGCTCAGGCGGGGTAGTCGGCGGCGGACACATGGCAGTCCCACTCGGCGGTGGTGCCGTCCTCGGCGGCCTCCACGACCGCGAGGTGGGTCATGAAGGTGCGGGGCCCGGCACCGTGCCAGTGCCATTCCCCGGGCTCGATCCACACCGTGTCGCCCGCGCGGATCACCTCGGCCGCCCCGCCCTTGCGCTGCACCAGCCCCTCGCCCTCCAGGACGTGCAGCACCTGCCCGTGCGGGTGCCGGTGCCAGGCCGTGTGGCCGCCCGGCGCGAAGTGGACGTTCAGCATGCGCAGCCGGGACGGGGCCGCGGGCGCGGCGATCTCGTCCAGCCAGACCGTGCCGGTGAAGTGCTCCGCGGGGCCCCGCCAGGTGTCGGGCCCCCGTCTGGTGATGTGCACGTGACTCAGTTCTCCCGTCGGGCAGTTCGGGGTGCGAGCAGGGAGAGCAGACCGCGGACACCGGCGTCGAAGGCGGCGGGGGAGCCGGAGGCGCGCGCGAGCACATATCCGCCCTGCACGGTGGCGACGACGGCCGCGCCGATCTCCGCACCGTCCAGCTCGGGCGCGAACTGCCCCTGCCGCTTGCCCTCTTCGACGATCCCGGCGATCCGCTCACGGATGACGGCGATGGTCTCGTCGACCGGTGCGCGCAGCTCCTCGCTGGCGATCACGTCCGGGTCCATCGTCAGCCGGCCGACCGGGCAGCCGCGCAGCACGTCACGCTCGCGCAGCAGATACGCCTCGATGCGCTCGTACGGCGTACCGGGACCGTCGAGCACGGCCGCTGCGGTGGCCCGCAACTCCTCGGCGGTGCGCCGGATCGCCGCCAGGGCGAGGTCGGGCTTGCCCTTGAAGTGGTGGTACATGCTGCCCTGACCGGCCTCCGCGCGCTCCAGGATCGCCTTGGGGCTGGTGCCCACGTATCCGCGCTCCCACAGCAGCTCGCGCGTGGACTCGATCAGTCGTTCCGGGGTGCTCATGGGCTCACTGTACATACTAGTAGTTACAAAGACTAGTCATCGATGGCCGACCGTGGTGGCGGCGGTGCTTTCGACGGCCCGGGCACACGGCCCGGCCGCACCGCCAAGAGCGGTACGGCCGGACGTGGTGTCGGGGAACTGTCGCGGTCCGTCGGCGCGGGTGTCGAAGCCGTGATCCTGTTGGCGGCTGACCGCGTTCAGCCGCGCTTCATGCCGGTGGCCCCGGGTCGTCTTCGGCCCTGACCGGGGCGAGGGTCGCCGTCGGGTCAGCCGGGCAAGGCCGTTCGCGCGGGGGCTGGGGCGGGGGTCCGTGTTCCGGTCGTGCCTACGGGCTCCACGGCGGGCTCAGGGGCCGGGACTGACGTGGGAGTCGCGGCGGCGACGGGCGCCGTACTCCCGGCCGGGGGCAAGCCGCCGCGGCGACTCCCCGCGTGCGCGGCACCCGCAACCGGAGCCCCGGCACCGACCGGAGCCCCGGCACCGACCGGACCACCGGCACCGACCGGACCACCGGCACCGACCGGACCACCGGCACCGACCGGAGCCCCGGCACTCGCGACCGCGGCGCCAGCACCGACCGCAGCCCCAGCGGCCACCGGGGCCCCCGCACCGACCGGCGTCCGCGCCGGAACCGGAGTCCGCGCCGGAACCGGAGTCCCCGAGGGCGCGCCCGTCCGCACCGGAACCGAAGCCGGGACCGAAGCGGGGACCGAAGCTCCCGCCCCCGCAGCAGCCACAACCGCCGGAGCCACCGCCGTCGCCGGCCGTGCCGTGCCCCGCGTAGGCCCCGCCGGACGGCTGTGCGTCACCGGAGGTGCCGGCAGGGTGAACCAGACGATCTTGCCGTTGTCGCCGTCCGGCCGGGCGCCCCAGCTCTCGCTCACCGCGGCCACCATCGCCAGCCCCCGCCCGCAGGTGGCCAGCGGGGTGACGTCCGCCGGGTCGGCGATGTCGGCGGGCGCGGTGACGGGCACCGCGCCCGTGACGTCGGCCGAGAGGACGCCGGCCGGTGTCGCGGGCACGTCGGCCGGTACCGGAAGGCGTGGATCGTGGTCGCGTACCGAGACCGTGAGCCGGTCCGCCAGCAGTTCCAGCTCGACGGTGCACGACTTGTCCGGCCTGGCGTGCCGGTGGACGTTGCTCAGCAACTCCGTCACACCGAGCGCGGCCCGGTCTATCAACGGATCCATATGCCAGTAGCGCAACTGCGCAGATACGATTCTGCGGACCTGCCCGATCCGCGACGGCAGAGCCTGGAGTTCCACTGTGCAGTGCCTGCTTGAGTGAGTGATCACGGCTGCGACTCCCCGATGTGAGGTCCGAAAGAACCGGATGAACACGGAGAACAACGGATCCAGCAGGGTGCTTGCGTCCAAACGTCCGCCTGCTGTCGTGGCCGGCGGGCTGGTTCGCAGCGTTATCGCCGGTAAACCCAGAGTGACGTGAGATCAGCGTGACGCAGCGGATGCGCTCACGCAACTCGCCGCGACGGTGCGCTGTTCAGCCGCGGTCTCCCGCGGCCCGGCGCACCGCCTCGATGAACCGCCGCGCCGCGGGCGGCCCCGGCCGGCCCGGCGCCGGATCCTGCTCGCCGAGCGTCAGCAGATACCGCGTGCCGTTGACGTCGGCCAGCGCCCGGTCGTCCGGCGCGAACCACGGCTTGGACGCGCGCACCGCCTGCACCGGCGCGCTGTCGATCTCGCTGCCGTAGCTGGTGAGCAGCTCCAGCCTGCCGTCGCTGATCCGGACCTGCCCGGCCCGGGTGAGCGAACGCAGCCGCTTGCCGATCCGCACGCCTGTGGCCGTGAACTCCGGTTCCGCCATGTCCTGCCGCCCCCTCGCGGTGTCTTCCGTGGTCCCGTGTGCGCCTCCGTCGGCGACGGTCGCCCCGTCGCGTGCAGTCTGCCTGGATGCGGCGCGGAGCACCAGTGCGCGCGGGGCGTGTGCGACAGGCACCGGGAGCGCGTGCGCCCCTGCGCCCCCGGCTCCCTCGCACGGTCGTGCCCCAGGGGTGGCTTTGGGTGGCTCAAAGATGCGTTTATGCAGGTGGGGGGCGGTGTGAAAGGTGCCTATGCTCGAAGGTGCCGACCGTGCGAGGCGCCGTCGGCGACCAGCGTAAGGAGCCCCCGTCGTGAGCACCACCCATCAGACCAGGACCGGCGCCACTCTCGACGTCGACCGCAGTGACGCCGCCTACCGAGGCTGGCTCAAAGAAGCCGTCCGCAAGGTGCAGGCCGACGCAAACCGCTCGGCGGACACGCACCTGCTGCACTTCCCGCTGCCCGAGCGGTGGGGCATCGACCTCTATCTCAAGGACGAGTCGACCCACCCGACCGGCAGTCTCAAGCACCGGCTCGCCCGGTCCCTGTTCCTCTACGGCCTCTGCAACGGCTGGATCCGCCCGGACCGACCGGTGATCGAGGCCTCCAGCGGCTCGACGGCGGTCTCGGAGGCGTATTTCGCCAAGCTGATCGGGGTGCCCTTCATCGCGGTCATGCCGCGCACGACGAGCGCCGAGAAGATCCGGCTGATCGAGTTCCACGGCGGACGGTGCCACTTCGTGGACGACTCGCGGAAGATGTACGAGGAGTCCGCCCGGCTCGCGGTGGAGACCGGCGGCCACTACATGGACCAGTTCACCTACGCCGAGCGGGCCACGGACTGGCGCGGCAACAACAACATCGCCGAATCCATCTTCCGTCAGCTACGGCTGGAGCGGTTCCCGGAGCCGGCCTGGATCGTCGCGACGGCGGGCACCGGCGGCACCTCCGCGACGCTCGCGCGCTACGTCCACTACATGCAGTACGACACCCGGATCTGCGTCGCCGACCCGGAGAACTCCTGCTTCTTCGACGGCTGGACGACCGGCGACCCGGACGTCACCTGCGACTGCGGTTCGCGCATCGAGGGGATCGGCCGGCCGCGCATGGAGCCCAGCTTCGTGCCCGGCGCGGTCGACCGGATGATGAAGGTCCCGGACGCGGCCAGTGTCGCCGCCGTCCGGGCCCTGGACCGGGCCATCAACCGCAAGGCGGGCGGTTCGACCGGCACCGGTCTGTGGAGCGCCCTGAAGATCGTCGCGGAGATGGTGGCGGAGGGCCGCCGGGGCAGTGTGGTGACGCTGCTCTGCGACCCGGGGGACCGTTATCTCGACAAGTACTACTCGGACGCGTGGCTGACCGGGCAGGGTCTGGACATCACGCCGTACGCCACGGCGATCGACTCGTTCCTGGCGACGGGTGAGTGGCCGGTCTGAGCCGGCCCCGGCCCGGGGCGACCGGCCGCCGACGGGTGGGTGACCGGGGTGTGTCGTTTTGATGACGTCTCAATTGGGGCTCTGGGTAAGCGTGTTGCCTCCGTGCGACTGATAAGATCATCCCACTTTTCAGTGGGCTGACGGCGTGTCATGAACGCGTCCGGGGGGACAGTCTCGAAGGCACCATCGCGCTGCTCACGTTCCCGGCGCGCTGCGACTTGAAGAGAGTCTCATGACGTCTTTGACCCGGGATCCACTGCTGTGGATCTTGCTTGTGGTGCTCCTCGCTGCGGTCGTCGCAGTGATGCGGGCCCGGAGAACCAACATGGCGCTCCGAAGAACGAGGAAGGACCTGGAGGCAGGACTCGGGCAGGCCCGCGGCGACGTCGGCCAGCTCCACAGCCACGTCGCGGCGCTGACCGCGCAGCACCGGCGCGACCTCGCCGACGTACGGGCGGACGCGGAGGCGGCGACCAAGGCGGTGCTGAAGTCCGCGATGGGAACGCTCCAGTCGCTGGCCGAGGAACAGCAGGTGCTCCTGGACAACCTGCTGAAGAAGTACGGCGACACCACCGACGTCCTGGCCGACCTGATGTCGGTCGACCACACCGGCAGCCAGTTCGGCCGCCGCGCCAAGGGCATCTCCGTGCTGTGCGGCGGCTGGCTCGGCAGACGGGAGGGCGCCGCCACCGTCTACGACGTCGCCCGCAGCGCGCAGGGCAGGATCAAGGACTTCGACCGGGTCGGCGTCCACTCCCAGGTCAACGTCTCCCTCGTCGGCAAGGCCGTCGAGCCGGTCGCCGTCGTCCTGGCCGAACTGCTGGACAACGCGACGACCTACAGCGCGCCCGGAACGCCGGTCGAGGTCAACATCCAGACCGTGCCCACCGGTGTGTGCTTCATCGTGGACGACGCCGGTCTCGGCATGGACCAGGAGACCAAGGACCGGGCGACGGCACTGCTCACCGTCGACGGCCCCGTCGACATCACCGGTCTCGGCGATCCGCCGCGGTTCGGCTTCGCCGTGTGCGGCATGCTCGCCGCCCGCTACGGCTTCGCCGTCTCCGTCGGTTCCGTGTCCCCCTACGGCGGAGTGCGTGCAGTGATTCGTGTACCCGAGAGCCTCCTCGCGGCCGACGCCCCTTCTCCCGCGGCCGGCGCCCAGGACAGCCCGGGCCCGCAGGCGGCCCCCCAGCGACTGGCGCCCGTCCCGGTCGTGGGCCCCTCGCACGTGGTGGGCACGACCACCGGCGGCCTGCCCAAACGCCGTCGGCGCTCGGGTCCCGTCACGATGGTCCCGGCCCTCGACAGCACCAACCAGGACGCGACGTCCGAGCCGGCCGGCGAGGTGACCGCGTCGCGGCTCGGAGCGTTCGCACGCGGCACACACCTCGGGCGCACCACGAACACCACGGAAGGATCTGACGACCAGTGAAGACCGACCTGTCCTGGGTGCTGAACGACGTGCTCGGGGTGCGCGGAGCCCGCCACGCGATCCTCGTCTCGGGCGACGGCCTGCTGCTGCACCGCTCGGACGACATCGGACGGGACGACGCCGAGACGAACGCCGCCGCGATGAGTTCGATGCAGTCGCTGAGCCGCGCCGTCGCGGGCTTCGTCGGAGCGGGACACGGCATCTGGAAGCAGACGCTGCTCGAGTACGACGGCGGCTGGATCTTCCTCATCGCCGCGGGCCAGGGCTCCTACCTCGCCGTCTCGGCCGCACTGGACGTCGACATGGAGGCCGTGTCCTTCCGCATGCAGAAGACGGTGGCCGCCCTGAGCAAGGCGATGAGTGTGGCGCCGCGTGCGGACAACGGTGTCGGCTCATGACGAAGCCCGTCGAGGAAGCCTCCGTCACCAGCGACTTCGTCCGCTCGTACGTCATCACCGGCGGCCGGACACTGCCGGACTCGGACGACCTGGCGTTGCACACCCTGGTCACCCTCGCCCCCGAGCGGACCCCTCCGCTGGGGGCCGGTCCCGAGGTGACGGCGATCTGGCACCTGTGCGCGGGCGGCTACCTGTCGGTCGCCGAGGTGGCCGGCCACCTGGAACTCCCCGTGGGGGTGGCCCGGCTGCTGCTGACCGACTTATTCGAGCAGGGCCACCTCCTGCGCCGCGCCGAGCCGCCCCGGGCGCAGAACGTTGACAGAGCGACCCTCGAGAAGGTTCTGAATGGACTCCAATCCCTCATCGGCTGAGACGGCCCCTGGATCCATCTACGTCTCCAGCGCGGTGACCAACGCGGCCAAGATCCTGGTCGTCGGGCATTTCGCCGTGGGCAAGACGACGTTCATCGGCTCGCTGTCGGAGATCACCCCGCTGCGCACCGAGGAGAGGATGACGCAGGCGTCGCTCCACGTGGACGACCTCAGGGGTGTGACGGACAAGTCCACCACCACCGTGGCCCTGGACTTCGGCCGGCTGACGCTCAGCGACGACCTCGTGCTGTACCTCTTCGGCACCCCCGGACAGCAGCGTTTCATGCAGTTGTGGGAGGACATGGCCCGTGGCGCGCTGGGCGCGCTGCTGCTGGTCGACCCCGCCCGGCTGGAGGAGACCTTCCCTGTCATCGACCTCGTCGAACGGTACGGACTCGAGTACGCCATCGCGGTCAACAGCTTCGGCACGGACACGGCGTACGCGGAGGCGGAGGTCCGTGAGGCCCTCGACCTGCTCCCGGACACCCCCGTCGTCTACTGCGACGCCCGCGACCGGCAGTCCTCCGCCCACGCGCTGATCGCGCTCGTGCGTCACCTGCTCACCCGAGCCGCCTGACACGCCCCACCGCCCGGACCATCGGCCGCGGGCCAGCAGAAGGAACCTCATGGACCGTCAGTCAGTCAGCGCCCACACCGGCGCAGGATGCCCCCTGCACGACGCCGCGTTCGCCGCCGACCCCCACCAGGTCTACGACCGGGTGCGCGCCCACGGCCCGGCCGGGCCCGTCGAACTCGCGCCCGGCGTCGACGCCACCCTGGTCGTCGGGTACGAGACGGCCCTGCGCGTACTCCAGAACACCACGCTCTTCGCCCGGGACGCCCGCCGCTGGAAGGCGCTCAACGAGGGGCACGTCGGGCTGGACCACCCGGTGCTGCCGATGATGGCGTACCGGCCCAACTGCCTGTTCACCGACGGCGCCGTGCACCTGCGGCTGCGCAAGGCCGTCACCGACAGCCTCGCCCGGCTCAACATGACCCGCATCCGCCGCGACGTCGAGCCCATCGCCGACTACCTCATCGACCGCTTCAGCGAGCGCGGCCGGGCCGACCTCCTCAACGACTACGCCAAACTGCTGCCGTTGCTGCTGTTCAACCAGCTCTTCGGCTGCCCGGCGGACATCGGTGACACCCTCACCAGCGCCATGTCGGCGATCTTCGACGGCAGGGACGCCCTGCGGGCCAACGAGGAACTCACCGCCTGCCTCATGGAGCTGATCGCCCTCAAGCGCCGCCGCGCCGGCGACGACGTCACCTCCTGGCTCATCCAGCACCCCGCCGGCCTCACCGACGAGGAACTCAAGGACCAGTTGGTCATGCTGATGG contains:
- a CDS encoding DUF742 domain-containing protein — its product is MTKPVEEASVTSDFVRSYVITGGRTLPDSDDLALHTLVTLAPERTPPLGAGPEVTAIWHLCAGGYLSVAEVAGHLELPVGVARLLLTDLFEQGHLLRRAEPPRAQNVDRATLEKVLNGLQSLIG
- a CDS encoding (R)-mandelonitrile lyase, with amino-acid sequence MHITRRGPDTWRGPAEHFTGTVWLDEIAAPAAPSRLRMLNVHFAPGGHTAWHRHPHGQVLHVLEGEGLVQRKGGAAEVIRAGDTVWIEPGEWHWHGAGPRTFMTHLAVVEAAEDGTTAEWDCHVSAADYPA
- a CDS encoding alpha-ketoglutarate-dependent dioxygenase AlkB family protein; this translates as MDVELFPRERAEVAAGAVHVPDWLDEARQRDLLAACREWARPPAGLRTVRTPGGGTMTARQVCLGWHWYPYAYTRTVVDGDGTPVKPFPDWLGELGRRAVADTLGPDAVPDAPYDIALINFYDGDARMGMHRDSDEKSDAPVVSLSLGDSCVFRFGNTRTRAKPYTDVDLRSGDLFVFGGPSRLAYHGVPRLQPGTAPGPLDLTGRLNITLRVSGL
- a CDS encoding ROK family protein, producing MSGEADPRAAGERTTTRARLDRGRGALGPALELVHTGRAPTRAVLTAELGVTRATAGAVAAELEALGLIRVDARPGSAAGSQGRPSHRLEVAEDGPVALAAQIHADGFRAALVGLGGRIVATAPGCETVEADPAKVLGSVVEAGAELLRTTGRRCVGAGLAVPSAVAEPGGLALNPLHLAWPVGAPVTRTFAECVRAAGISGPAFAANDVNLAALAEHRHGAGRGARDLLCVATGHRGVGGALVLDGRLHTGSSGLALEVGHLTVNPEGRPCHCGSRGCLDVEADPLALLVEAGREPGPEVSLLQQANDLLRTRYDDKAVRTAAEALIDRLGLGLAGLVNILNPDRIILGGLHRTLLDADPARLRAVVADRSLWGQSGGVPILPCTLDHNSLVGAAELAWQPVLDDPLGGLAAGA
- a CDS encoding L-cysteine desulfhydrase Cds1 gives rise to the protein MSTTHQTRTGATLDVDRSDAAYRGWLKEAVRKVQADANRSADTHLLHFPLPERWGIDLYLKDESTHPTGSLKHRLARSLFLYGLCNGWIRPDRPVIEASSGSTAVSEAYFAKLIGVPFIAVMPRTTSAEKIRLIEFHGGRCHFVDDSRKMYEESARLAVETGGHYMDQFTYAERATDWRGNNNIAESIFRQLRLERFPEPAWIVATAGTGGTSATLARYVHYMQYDTRICVADPENSCFFDGWTTGDPDVTCDCGSRIEGIGRPRMEPSFVPGAVDRMMKVPDAASVAAVRALDRAINRKAGGSTGTGLWSALKIVAEMVAEGRRGSVVTLLCDPGDRYLDKYYSDAWLTGQGLDITPYATAIDSFLATGEWPV
- a CDS encoding DUF4865 family protein, with translation MHAMQYELSLPADYDMGVIRARVARVGHLLDDWEGLGLKAYLIRERGAHGSPVNQYAPFYLWNTVDGMNRFLWGGPFQGLVDDFGRPAVRRWTGLAHAEGTAERAAFAVRRRQPVPEGAELTALMEDAVAGAERLAAEDGAVLAATAVDPDRWELVHFSLWEHATAKADGDVFEVLHLSAPGLDRLPRGRQW
- a CDS encoding roadblock/LC7 domain-containing protein, giving the protein MKTDLSWVLNDVLGVRGARHAILVSGDGLLLHRSDDIGRDDAETNAAAMSSMQSLSRAVAGFVGAGHGIWKQTLLEYDGGWIFLIAAGQGSYLAVSAALDVDMEAVSFRMQKTVAALSKAMSVAPRADNGVGS
- a CDS encoding GTP-binding protein encodes the protein MDSNPSSAETAPGSIYVSSAVTNAAKILVVGHFAVGKTTFIGSLSEITPLRTEERMTQASLHVDDLRGVTDKSTTTVALDFGRLTLSDDLVLYLFGTPGQQRFMQLWEDMARGALGALLLVDPARLEETFPVIDLVERYGLEYAIAVNSFGTDTAYAEAEVREALDLLPDTPVVYCDARDRQSSAHALIALVRHLLTRAA
- a CDS encoding TetR/AcrR family transcriptional regulator, yielding MSTPERLIESTRELLWERGYVGTSPKAILERAEAGQGSMYHHFKGKPDLALAAIRRTAEELRATAAAVLDGPGTPYERIEAYLLRERDVLRGCPVGRLTMDPDVIASEELRAPVDETIAVIRERIAGIVEEGKRQGQFAPELDGAEIGAAVVATVQGGYVLARASGSPAAFDAGVRGLLSLLAPRTARREN
- a CDS encoding phosphotriesterase family protein, which codes for MSHVRTVLGDIPGAELGVCDAHDHLFLRSPRLPGQELDDLSAARAELAAFRAAGGAAVVQWTPYGMGRRAADLPALSRTTGVRLVCATGLHRAAHYDAESLARLRGGRLAALFVSELTEGIGTTGVRAGLIKVAGGFHALDAHARWTMTAAAEAHHATGAPVAVHLEQGTGALDVLDLLCGELGVPGERVVLGHLNRAPDPVVHRQAAMSGCWLAFDGPSLAHHATDWRMPEAVRALAEAGFGDRLLLGGDTVTAGARSVDGGPGMPYLLRRVRTRLTEAVGADLVDRMLTEHPARAFAADWPPAQE
- a CDS encoding ATP-binding protein is translated as MTSLTRDPLLWILLVVLLAAVVAVMRARRTNMALRRTRKDLEAGLGQARGDVGQLHSHVAALTAQHRRDLADVRADAEAATKAVLKSAMGTLQSLAEEQQVLLDNLLKKYGDTTDVLADLMSVDHTGSQFGRRAKGISVLCGGWLGRREGAATVYDVARSAQGRIKDFDRVGVHSQVNVSLVGKAVEPVAVVLAELLDNATTYSAPGTPVEVNIQTVPTGVCFIVDDAGLGMDQETKDRATALLTVDGPVDITGLGDPPRFGFAVCGMLAARYGFAVSVGSVSPYGGVRAVIRVPESLLAADAPSPAAGAQDSPGPQAAPQRLAPVPVVGPSHVVGTTTGGLPKRRRRSGPVTMVPALDSTNQDATSEPAGEVTASRLGAFARGTHLGRTTNTTEGSDDQ
- a CDS encoding cytochrome P450, which codes for MDRQSVSAHTGAGCPLHDAAFAADPHQVYDRVRAHGPAGPVELAPGVDATLVVGYETALRVLQNTTLFARDARRWKALNEGHVGLDHPVLPMMAYRPNCLFTDGAVHLRLRKAVTDSLARLNMTRIRRDVEPIADYLIDRFSERGRADLLNDYAKLLPLLLFNQLFGCPADIGDTLTSAMSAIFDGRDALRANEELTACLMELIALKRRRAGDDVTSWLIQHPAGLTDEELKDQLVMLMGAGVEPERNLIGNALLLLLAPGAGGDGSGMLIEEAIDHVLWNQTPIANYATHYPVQDVDLGGVVAEANTPVVISFAAANSDPALADARRTHSKGAHLAWGAGPHACPAKDPAQVIAVTAIEKILNALPDLTLAVHEKDLQWRPGPFHRALVALPVAFSPTPATRTASALRSRTAPAAAEQPVPTTAPATVRPEPAKKKGFWSSFLDTFRV